The proteins below are encoded in one region of Hordeum vulgare subsp. vulgare chromosome 3H, MorexV3_pseudomolecules_assembly, whole genome shotgun sequence:
- the LOC123443157 gene encoding potassium channel KAT2-like isoform X3, with protein sequence MDNINNIFHNDLLPSLGARANQSIKLRKFIISPYDSRYRIWETFLLVLVVYSAWIYPFELAFLRHLSWKLFIVENIVNSFFAIDIVLTFFLAYLDHKSYLLVDNPQRIAARYLSSWFIFDVCSTIPYQPFGLLFNKHGNGLAYRILNMLRLWRLRRLSALFARLEKDIRLNYYWIRTWIGAAIPNYRSESLWVRYVTSIYWSITTLTTTGYGDLHAENPREMSFCICFMLFNLGLTAYLIGNMTNLVVQGSCRTRNFRDTVHAASRFAARNQLPEQISDEMLAHICLRYKTEGLKQKETLDSLPKAIRSSIACHLFLPVLEKIYLFDGVSFTCRLQLVTTMEAEYYPPRETVILQNETPTDVYILVSGAVEERIMIDGREKIEKLLSGGDIFGEIGVLCNIPQPFTFRTSRISQLLRLNTTVLKNIIQENKRDKEIIMNNLYQKMNSDQRFSTDTVEVCQGTLDQHFGEYNRCFAANQVNINNEAKAEETLTLACSEERCKELNESDRHGAIHSTIEQGISNINIDFPDKSEDMENRVATSQITDKWEADEHEHTSTDNCMTGYRGARDRFKNIGKDRISGQPIITDKMLTCSVAGELQEITDACIEADSVISEIKRVTIHMHPQQNRSSVMPYAKVINLPGSLDRLFGIAREKFPGYYPVKLFNQDFAEIDDIAVIRDGDQLFLMEV encoded by the exons ATGGATAATATTAACAACATCTTCCACAATGACCTACTCCCATCTCTAGGAGCAAGAGCAAATCAATCTATCAAGTTGAGAAAATTTATCATTTCTCCCTATGATTCCCGTTACAG GATCTGGGAAACATTCTTGCTTGTGCTCGTTGTTTATTCAGCATGGATCTACCCGTTTGAACTAGCATTTCTGAGACATCTCTCGTGGAAGCTTTTCATAGTTGAGAACATTGTCAATAGCTTCTTCGCAATTGATATTGTTCTCACCTTTTTTCTAGCGTATCTCGATCACAAGTCTTATCTTCTAGTGGATAATCCACAAAGGATTGCAGCTAG ATATCTCTCTTCCTGGTTCATTTTTGACGTCTGTTCCACAATTCCATATCAACCCTTTGGGCTGCTCTTTAACAAGCATGGAAATGGCCTTGCCTATAGGATACTTAACATGCTTCGATTATGGCGTCTCCGACGCCTCAGTGCTTTATTTGCCAG GCTTGAAAAGGATATCCGATTGAACTACTACTGGATAAG AACCTGGATAGGAGCAGCAATACCAAACTACAGATCAGAGAGTCTATGGGTTCGATACGTGACATCAATTTATTGGTCCATTACAACACTCACAACAACTGGTTATGGCGATTTACATGCGGAGAATCCAAGAGAAATGTCATTttgcatatgtttcatgctatttaACCTGGGATTGACAGCATACCTCATTGGTAACATGACAAACCTGGTTGTCCAGGGAAGTTGCCGTACCAGGAACTTT AGAGATACCGTCCATGCTGCCTCTCGGTTTGCTGCAAGAAATCAGTTACCTGAACAAATTAGTGATGAAATGCTAGCTCATATCTGCCTGAGGTATAAGACAGAAGGGCTGAAACAGAAGGAAACATTGGATAGTCTCCCCAAGGCAATTCGTTCAAGCATAGCATGCCATTTATTCCTTCCTGTCCTAGAAAAAATCTATCTTTTCGATGGTGTTTCCTTTACTTGCAGGCTACAATTG GTTACCACAATGGAAGCAGAGTACTACCCACCAAGAGAAACTGTCATACTCCAGAATGAAACACCTACAGATGTTTACATATTAGTTTCAGGAGCAGTG GAAGAACGAATAATGATTGATGGGCGAGAAAAG ATTGAGAAGCTACTATCAGGTGGTGACATATTTGGTGAAATAGGAGTTCTCTGCAACATTCCTCAACCATTTACTTTCCGCACGTCCAGAATTTCACAACTATTAAGGCTTAACACAACAGTGCTCAAAAACATTATTCAGGAAAACAAACGCGACAAGGAAATTATAATGAACAATCTTTACCAG AAAATGAACTCAGATCAAAGGTTCTCTACTGACACGGTAGAGGTATGTCAAGGGACGCTCGATCAACACTTTGGAGAATACAACAGATGTTTTGCAGCCAATCAAGTCAACATAAACAATGAAGCAAAAGCAGAAGAAACATTAACACTGGCTTGCAGTGAAGAACGTTGTAAAGAACTCAATGAATCAGATAGACATGGAGCAATTCACAGTACTATTGAACAGGGTATCTCCAATATAAACATTGATTTTCCGGATAAAAGTGAAGATATGGAAAATCGTGTTGCTACAAGTCAGATTACGGACAAATGGGAGGCAGATGAACATGAACATACATCGACCGACAATTGCATGACAGGATATAGAGGGGCTCGAGATAGGTTCAAAAACATAGGGAAAGACAGAATATCAGGGCAGCCAATTATCACAGATAAAATGCTTACATGCTCAGTTGCTGGAGAACTCCAGGAGATCACTGATGCATGCATAGAAGCTGATTCTGTGATTTCAGAAATAAAAAGAGTGACAATTCATATGCATCCACAACAGAACAGAAGTTCAGTGATGCCATATGCAAAAGTCATAAATCTACCAGGATCTCTGGATCGACTTTTTGGCATAGCTC GTGAGAAGTTTCCAGGTTATTATCCTGTGAAGCTGTTCAATCAAGATTTTGCTGAAATTGACGACATAGCAGTAATTCGAGATGGTGACCAGTTGTTTCTTATGGAAGTTTGA
- the LOC123443157 gene encoding potassium channel KAT2-like isoform X2 yields MYVYTNTWYNLPLLWVCRIWETFLLVLVVYSAWIYPFELAFLRHLSWKLFIVENIVNSFFAIDIVLTFFLAYLDHKSYLLVDNPQRIAARYLSSWFIFDVCSTIPYQPFGLLFNKHGNGLAYRILNMLRLWRLRRLSALFARLEKDIRLNYYWIRCTKLISVTLFAIHCSGCFIYLIADTYPDPSRTWIGAAIPNYRSESLWVRYVTSIYWSITTLTTTGYGDLHAENPREMSFCICFMLFNLGLTAYLIGNMTNLVVQGSCRTRNFRDTVHAASRFAARNQLPEQISDEMLAHICLRYKTEGLKQKETLDSLPKAIRSSIACHLFLPVLEKIYLFDGVSFTCRLQLVTTMEAEYYPPRETVILQNETPTDVYILVSGAVEERIMIDGREKIEKLLSGGDIFGEIGVLCNIPQPFTFRTSRISQLLRLNTTVLKNIIQENKRDKEIIMNNLYQKMNSDQRFSTDTVEVCQGTLDQHFGEYNRCFAANQVNINNEAKAEETLTLACSEERCKELNESDRHGAIHSTIEQGISNINIDFPDKSEDMENRVATSQITDKWEADEHEHTSTDNCMTGYRGARDRFKNIGKDRISGQPIITDKMLTCSVAGELQEITDACIEADSVISEIKRVTIHMHPQQNRSSVMPYAKVINLPGSLDRLFGIAREKFPGYYPVKLFNQDFAEIDDIAVIRDGDQLFLMEV; encoded by the exons ATGTATGTGTACACAAATACTTGGTATAATCTTCCACTCTTGTGGGTCTGCAGGATCTGGGAAACATTCTTGCTTGTGCTCGTTGTTTATTCAGCATGGATCTACCCGTTTGAACTAGCATTTCTGAGACATCTCTCGTGGAAGCTTTTCATAGTTGAGAACATTGTCAATAGCTTCTTCGCAATTGATATTGTTCTCACCTTTTTTCTAGCGTATCTCGATCACAAGTCTTATCTTCTAGTGGATAATCCACAAAGGATTGCAGCTAG ATATCTCTCTTCCTGGTTCATTTTTGACGTCTGTTCCACAATTCCATATCAACCCTTTGGGCTGCTCTTTAACAAGCATGGAAATGGCCTTGCCTATAGGATACTTAACATGCTTCGATTATGGCGTCTCCGACGCCTCAGTGCTTTATTTGCCAG GCTTGAAAAGGATATCCGATTGAACTACTACTGGATAAGGTGCACCAAACTAATTTCT GTTACTCTTTTTGCAATACATTGTTCAGGATGTTTCATTTACTTAATAGCTGATACATACCCCGATCCATCAAGAACCTGGATAGGAGCAGCAATACCAAACTACAGATCAGAGAGTCTATGGGTTCGATACGTGACATCAATTTATTGGTCCATTACAACACTCACAACAACTGGTTATGGCGATTTACATGCGGAGAATCCAAGAGAAATGTCATTttgcatatgtttcatgctatttaACCTGGGATTGACAGCATACCTCATTGGTAACATGACAAACCTGGTTGTCCAGGGAAGTTGCCGTACCAGGAACTTT AGAGATACCGTCCATGCTGCCTCTCGGTTTGCTGCAAGAAATCAGTTACCTGAACAAATTAGTGATGAAATGCTAGCTCATATCTGCCTGAGGTATAAGACAGAAGGGCTGAAACAGAAGGAAACATTGGATAGTCTCCCCAAGGCAATTCGTTCAAGCATAGCATGCCATTTATTCCTTCCTGTCCTAGAAAAAATCTATCTTTTCGATGGTGTTTCCTTTACTTGCAGGCTACAATTG GTTACCACAATGGAAGCAGAGTACTACCCACCAAGAGAAACTGTCATACTCCAGAATGAAACACCTACAGATGTTTACATATTAGTTTCAGGAGCAGTG GAAGAACGAATAATGATTGATGGGCGAGAAAAG ATTGAGAAGCTACTATCAGGTGGTGACATATTTGGTGAAATAGGAGTTCTCTGCAACATTCCTCAACCATTTACTTTCCGCACGTCCAGAATTTCACAACTATTAAGGCTTAACACAACAGTGCTCAAAAACATTATTCAGGAAAACAAACGCGACAAGGAAATTATAATGAACAATCTTTACCAG AAAATGAACTCAGATCAAAGGTTCTCTACTGACACGGTAGAGGTATGTCAAGGGACGCTCGATCAACACTTTGGAGAATACAACAGATGTTTTGCAGCCAATCAAGTCAACATAAACAATGAAGCAAAAGCAGAAGAAACATTAACACTGGCTTGCAGTGAAGAACGTTGTAAAGAACTCAATGAATCAGATAGACATGGAGCAATTCACAGTACTATTGAACAGGGTATCTCCAATATAAACATTGATTTTCCGGATAAAAGTGAAGATATGGAAAATCGTGTTGCTACAAGTCAGATTACGGACAAATGGGAGGCAGATGAACATGAACATACATCGACCGACAATTGCATGACAGGATATAGAGGGGCTCGAGATAGGTTCAAAAACATAGGGAAAGACAGAATATCAGGGCAGCCAATTATCACAGATAAAATGCTTACATGCTCAGTTGCTGGAGAACTCCAGGAGATCACTGATGCATGCATAGAAGCTGATTCTGTGATTTCAGAAATAAAAAGAGTGACAATTCATATGCATCCACAACAGAACAGAAGTTCAGTGATGCCATATGCAAAAGTCATAAATCTACCAGGATCTCTGGATCGACTTTTTGGCATAGCTC GTGAGAAGTTTCCAGGTTATTATCCTGTGAAGCTGTTCAATCAAGATTTTGCTGAAATTGACGACATAGCAGTAATTCGAGATGGTGACCAGTTGTTTCTTATGGAAGTTTGA
- the LOC123443157 gene encoding potassium channel KAT2-like isoform X1: MDNINNIFHNDLLPSLGARANQSIKLRKFIISPYDSRYRIWETFLLVLVVYSAWIYPFELAFLRHLSWKLFIVENIVNSFFAIDIVLTFFLAYLDHKSYLLVDNPQRIAARYLSSWFIFDVCSTIPYQPFGLLFNKHGNGLAYRILNMLRLWRLRRLSALFARLEKDIRLNYYWIRCTKLISVTLFAIHCSGCFIYLIADTYPDPSRTWIGAAIPNYRSESLWVRYVTSIYWSITTLTTTGYGDLHAENPREMSFCICFMLFNLGLTAYLIGNMTNLVVQGSCRTRNFRDTVHAASRFAARNQLPEQISDEMLAHICLRYKTEGLKQKETLDSLPKAIRSSIACHLFLPVLEKIYLFDGVSFTCRLQLVTTMEAEYYPPRETVILQNETPTDVYILVSGAVEERIMIDGREKIEKLLSGGDIFGEIGVLCNIPQPFTFRTSRISQLLRLNTTVLKNIIQENKRDKEIIMNNLYQKMNSDQRFSTDTVEVCQGTLDQHFGEYNRCFAANQVNINNEAKAEETLTLACSEERCKELNESDRHGAIHSTIEQGISNINIDFPDKSEDMENRVATSQITDKWEADEHEHTSTDNCMTGYRGARDRFKNIGKDRISGQPIITDKMLTCSVAGELQEITDACIEADSVISEIKRVTIHMHPQQNRSSVMPYAKVINLPGSLDRLFGIAREKFPGYYPVKLFNQDFAEIDDIAVIRDGDQLFLMEV; this comes from the exons ATGGATAATATTAACAACATCTTCCACAATGACCTACTCCCATCTCTAGGAGCAAGAGCAAATCAATCTATCAAGTTGAGAAAATTTATCATTTCTCCCTATGATTCCCGTTACAG GATCTGGGAAACATTCTTGCTTGTGCTCGTTGTTTATTCAGCATGGATCTACCCGTTTGAACTAGCATTTCTGAGACATCTCTCGTGGAAGCTTTTCATAGTTGAGAACATTGTCAATAGCTTCTTCGCAATTGATATTGTTCTCACCTTTTTTCTAGCGTATCTCGATCACAAGTCTTATCTTCTAGTGGATAATCCACAAAGGATTGCAGCTAG ATATCTCTCTTCCTGGTTCATTTTTGACGTCTGTTCCACAATTCCATATCAACCCTTTGGGCTGCTCTTTAACAAGCATGGAAATGGCCTTGCCTATAGGATACTTAACATGCTTCGATTATGGCGTCTCCGACGCCTCAGTGCTTTATTTGCCAG GCTTGAAAAGGATATCCGATTGAACTACTACTGGATAAGGTGCACCAAACTAATTTCT GTTACTCTTTTTGCAATACATTGTTCAGGATGTTTCATTTACTTAATAGCTGATACATACCCCGATCCATCAAGAACCTGGATAGGAGCAGCAATACCAAACTACAGATCAGAGAGTCTATGGGTTCGATACGTGACATCAATTTATTGGTCCATTACAACACTCACAACAACTGGTTATGGCGATTTACATGCGGAGAATCCAAGAGAAATGTCATTttgcatatgtttcatgctatttaACCTGGGATTGACAGCATACCTCATTGGTAACATGACAAACCTGGTTGTCCAGGGAAGTTGCCGTACCAGGAACTTT AGAGATACCGTCCATGCTGCCTCTCGGTTTGCTGCAAGAAATCAGTTACCTGAACAAATTAGTGATGAAATGCTAGCTCATATCTGCCTGAGGTATAAGACAGAAGGGCTGAAACAGAAGGAAACATTGGATAGTCTCCCCAAGGCAATTCGTTCAAGCATAGCATGCCATTTATTCCTTCCTGTCCTAGAAAAAATCTATCTTTTCGATGGTGTTTCCTTTACTTGCAGGCTACAATTG GTTACCACAATGGAAGCAGAGTACTACCCACCAAGAGAAACTGTCATACTCCAGAATGAAACACCTACAGATGTTTACATATTAGTTTCAGGAGCAGTG GAAGAACGAATAATGATTGATGGGCGAGAAAAG ATTGAGAAGCTACTATCAGGTGGTGACATATTTGGTGAAATAGGAGTTCTCTGCAACATTCCTCAACCATTTACTTTCCGCACGTCCAGAATTTCACAACTATTAAGGCTTAACACAACAGTGCTCAAAAACATTATTCAGGAAAACAAACGCGACAAGGAAATTATAATGAACAATCTTTACCAG AAAATGAACTCAGATCAAAGGTTCTCTACTGACACGGTAGAGGTATGTCAAGGGACGCTCGATCAACACTTTGGAGAATACAACAGATGTTTTGCAGCCAATCAAGTCAACATAAACAATGAAGCAAAAGCAGAAGAAACATTAACACTGGCTTGCAGTGAAGAACGTTGTAAAGAACTCAATGAATCAGATAGACATGGAGCAATTCACAGTACTATTGAACAGGGTATCTCCAATATAAACATTGATTTTCCGGATAAAAGTGAAGATATGGAAAATCGTGTTGCTACAAGTCAGATTACGGACAAATGGGAGGCAGATGAACATGAACATACATCGACCGACAATTGCATGACAGGATATAGAGGGGCTCGAGATAGGTTCAAAAACATAGGGAAAGACAGAATATCAGGGCAGCCAATTATCACAGATAAAATGCTTACATGCTCAGTTGCTGGAGAACTCCAGGAGATCACTGATGCATGCATAGAAGCTGATTCTGTGATTTCAGAAATAAAAAGAGTGACAATTCATATGCATCCACAACAGAACAGAAGTTCAGTGATGCCATATGCAAAAGTCATAAATCTACCAGGATCTCTGGATCGACTTTTTGGCATAGCTC GTGAGAAGTTTCCAGGTTATTATCCTGTGAAGCTGTTCAATCAAGATTTTGCTGAAATTGACGACATAGCAGTAATTCGAGATGGTGACCAGTTGTTTCTTATGGAAGTTTGA